DNA from Rosa rugosa chromosome 6, drRosRugo1.1, whole genome shotgun sequence:
ttttttgtttttgttttgttttgttttttttttttttctaggatggtagttttattttgtttaatttctgtGTCCAATCCCACTTGGTAGCTGAAGGATAGCTCTTGTAATTGTGCTGCTCTTTGTTCTTCTTCACCCCTGTATTTGTCTATATATATGGTCTTTATTCTGTACTTTCTTCGATACTCATCTGCTCCAAAGAGAATCAGACACTCATACACACATACAGTACACACTGCCTAGTTGATCGAACCTGGTTTTCTGCAATTTCCTGAGAAGTTAGTGCCCAAATTTTCTTCTGGTATTGTTCATCTTCTTTCGAGGTTAgtattctttgttcttttcatgCATTACTTATCATTGATTAGTGATACAAAAGATTTGGCTACCATCTGATTCTGGTGTAGATTATATAGGCACTACATCAATATCTTTAGTACGTTGTGATGCAGGGCCTATGTTGCAGTGATATTCCTATACAATATCTTAATAAATGTAAAATCTCTTGACGTTGGGAGTGCAGTTTTAAACCAAAAAGAACTGAATATATTAAAATCTATGCAATCGGATCATCAATTAGCTAGAATTAATGCTAGCAAGTTTAATTTCTTGCTGTATAATACAGGCCTATAATTAGAAATTTGAGTGGTTTACCATCTATCATTAAAGTCTTCTGAATGGTTGAACTGTCTTCAACACTTTTCAGCTGCAAACTTTTAGTGATCGAAAACAGGAAAACCATGGGGTCTGAAGAACATGTTTGCCTTCAAATTCCATCTCCTATCAAATACATATCATCAAATGAAGTGGCCGGTTCGGTTTGATAACGTTAAGGAGCATACCTTTTTCAATGACAAGCATCAGCTAACTGACCCATCAGCTAAGGTAATTGTCTTAAAAGAGTAAATGTCTACTAGATGTTTTATCGTGTGCTATATATGTTTGCTTTGTGGCTGATACCAAAAGATCAATCAGAACCAAAAGCAAAGTTCACAATGGTTTATGCATAAAGTGACTTCTCTGCTATGATATTTATAACAGAAAACTGAGATGGCTGCTATGATATCTCTTAGCATGCCACCATCACCAACGGAAATTCAGTTACAGAACACAAAAGAAGTGCCCTTCAGTCCTGAAACATATTTCAACAATGGAATTCCAGATTCTAATTCTGCCGCAACTAAGCGTGCTAGTAGCAGCCAACTACCGGAAGAAGCAGAATTTCACTCTCAGCCCCAGTCAAAAATCTCTGCATTTGAAGATCAGGCAATTCAAATAGGACATTTTCCTTATCAACCAAGTATTGAAAGATTGAAAGATAAGAGGTTTGATAATTTCAAGACATGGTCTGGGAAACTTGAAAGGCAGATATCACTAGCTTCACTACTACGGGGAAAGCCACCGCGAAAAAGTGATCAACCAGAGAATGCTTCTGTGCAAAGTACAGATCAAGTTGACCCTTTACCTGCAGACAGATACTTTGATGCATTGGAAGGACCTGAGTTGGACACCCTTAGGGTAATTCATCTTATCTAGTTTCATTTTTCAGTATCTACAAATGCTTGATATTATCTTACAAGTGATAAAATGGTTTGTAATTGAACAGGCTTCAGAGGAAATTCTGCTTCCAGAAGATAAGAAGTGGCCATTTCTTCTCCGGTATCCCATTTCTTCATTTAGCATCTGTCTTGGTGTTAGCAGCCAAGCTATTTTGTGGAAAACCCTGCCTATCTCTGCCTCCACAAAATTTCTCCACTTGAGCTTAACACCAAATTTGGTTCTCTGGTTCATTTCTCTTGCTCTATTAGTTATTGTTGCTTGCATCTACATTCTTAAAATCATCTTCTACTTTGAAGCAGTTCGTCGTGAGTATTACCATCCAATCCGAATCAACTTCTTCTTTTCCCCATTTATAGCCCTCTTGTTCACAGCTCTTGGAGTCCCACCTTCAATTTCTAACAACCTCCATCCAGCTCTTTGGTACATCCTCATGGCACCAATTCTATGTCTTGAGCTTAAAATCTATGGGCAGTGGATGTCAGGAGGCGACCGCCGGCTCTCAAAGGTGGCGAATCCTGTGAACCATCTCTCTATTGTTGGCAACTTTGTTGGGGCATTGCTAGGAGCATCAATGGGACTAAAAGAAGGACCAATATTCTTTTTTGCTGTTGGGTTGGCTCACTACACGGTCTTATTTGTAACTTTGTACCAGAGACTACCAACAAATGAGTCAGTAATCCCAAAGGAACTCCATCCTGTGTTCTTTCTGTTTGTTGCAGCACCTAGCGTAGCTTCAATGGCATGGGCAAGAATCCAAGGCTCCTTTGATTATGGCTCGCGGATTAGTTACTTCATCGCCATGTTCCTTTATCTCTCATTGGCAAGTATACATAAGCTGCACTATTTATGTTGCACTACTTCATTTAGTATTAAGAGATCATATTGGGTTAACAAGCTTGCAACATATGATATATCTTACATGTGATGTTGGTAGTCGATGAAAGTTCTGAAACATGACAGACTATCTGGCAAGATAAGATATTCCGATGACATTGCTCATTCACTTTGTTAAGACCAGTATTCCTAACTTTCAATCTCTCTGCTTCTACAGGTAGTCCGAGTCAATTTTTTCCGAGGATTCAAGTAAGATATATATCATCATTTCTTTATTTCTAGAGTACTGAAAGTAATTTTTCATCATTAGTCTGTACATTAAACTACCCTTCTAACATCGATTCAAACAGGTTCTCACTGGCATGGTGGGCATACACTTTCCCAATGACCGGTGCTGCCATTGCAACCATCAGGTACTCGAATGAAGTGACGAATGTAGCAACTCAAGCTTTGGCTGTCATACTCTCTCTCATTGCCACGCTCACAGTCATGGCTCTCTTCATAGTAACCCTATTGCATGCCTTTGTGCTCCGAGACCTCTTCCCCAATGACATTCCAATTGCCATTAGTGACAGAAACCCAAATAAACCACACAGAAAGTGGTTCCAATTAAAGCAGGAAAGCTCTTCGTATCCCAAAGAGATTGAGAATTCCTTGAAGTCAACAACAGGCTCAGAGAAAAAGGATTTGGAAATTTGAAGATTCCTCGATCAAAACCACCAAACTCTCTTATCTTTCTAGCTAGCTAGTCGAACATGGGACCATGGGCCAGTGTATTCCATGCACCTATGTGCAACAACACTGACCATGTGATAGTCACGGCTGTTAAAAAGTGGGGTTTCTGTTAGTCCTAAAGGGGTTAGTGGTCATAAGACAAAAAAGGTGAAACCgagtaaaaaataaatttaaccaTGACCTCTGACCCCACGGGCGGACCCACCTCATGCCCAAATAAAGGATATTGCCGTCGGCCTGTCACTTAAAACTTTACATACTTATGTTAATTAATATACTTACAAAATATATGCTatgaaaaaatttaataaaattgaaatttagAACATACTTATAGCTTTTAtatattaattatatatttctTAAATTTTATTGTACTCGTCTGGTGCAACACATAATTACTATTAGATAACTCTGCTTTTGTTCTATATTTATTCACATACTTATATTTTAGTTTGGTGTTTTGACTGTTTTCACAACTCTCATAAACCAAAAACCTTGCCCCCACAAAATTAAAATTCTAGGTCCGTCACTGCTCACCGCCCTCGAATACGAATAAGATCAGCTCTGATCACAACCTCTCACCCCCCTCACACAATCACACATGCATATTACCATTAGTGCATGGTCATTATCACATATTGAGTGACGTGGCAGTTAGTGTTACCAAGTCAGACGTTAGTCAAACTCCAAAATAGATTTTTTACTTCCAAAAGAATGACTACTGTCTCTCCTCCTCCAAATTTCAATATGTTGGAACTCGCTCCTGTCACTTCACCCAAACTGACCTCCGACTTCAAACCCTACCTGTCCGTTACAGAAACTGTTACCTGACTCCGGACTTGGGTCGCTTGACCTCTGGATCCAGTCCGGCCCATCACTTTCACCTCCAAGTCATGCTTCACTATATAGATTCCATGGTGAGATTTGAGAGCTACATACGAGGGCCGTGGAGGATGTAGGAGTCCTAGGAAGTTTTTATGGTTTAATCGGATATGGTTTTTCCGACTTCTAATTATAATACCAGTCGATGGATTATGGCAATAATTATAATTCAAtgaattaaatttatatcaacCCTAGGCGTTGACGTAGTGGTGAGGCCACATAGTTGTTATGGAGCCTGATATAACCACATACTTGTTTTGGtttaactgtttttttttttttttaaaaacagATTTTGTAAAAAGATTAAAGATTATAGTAAACTAcacattacttttttttttttttttatcaaaactacaaattactcccaatcaaaaaaaaaaactacacatttccaaaccccttttaaaaaaaaaaaaaactacacatTACTTaacattataattttttttttttgaggggaacattataatttttttaataataaaaaacgcATGCATATTAATTTCAATAGTGGAGATGGAttctttagaaaaaaaaaatcacgaaAACTCATCTTTTCCATAATATATTCATAGGAGAAACAAAATTGCAATGAATTAATTTTTTGGATGAAATCACAAAGAAAAAAGTAGGCCGGTAtatattttttcatattttgcGTAATCTAGAAATGATtgaatcaataaatttgacacaACCCGTGTATTTACCTTTTCtttaaatttttcatttttcaaatttattttttcaattaatGTGAAATTAAAAATCATTAAATTTGACGTTCTTGTTTCAAATTCATTcaccggttacggttacggttacatttacactgctttcgtgacatatgcagtgcagcgatgtcgttcgacatcaagtcacatcctggttacctttcatttcAGATGCGTATGTGCATCTTATTATCCTGTTTTATTTATGTTTCattatagatgcgtttgtgcatcttgttatgctttcTTATTTCctttcgatgcttttgcatcgctccatgttaCCTTCAGTTATCACTTAATACAGTTTGTCGTCttcctttaaaaaaataaaaataaataaaatcattaAATTTGATGTTCTTGTTTCAAATTCATTCAATTTGGTCAACTAAAATCACCTTTATaaccatatatttttttaaggGCTAATTActatttagtaccctgtggtttgtgcCCAACATCAATttagtccctcgactttcaatttcatcaaaaacacccctgcattacTATATCTCGTTTAATAGGTCCTTTCGTTATCATTCCGTCAACAGCagccgttaactcgctgacatggcatgccacGTCAGCTTCTGTGGGCCCATCTCTAAGGCAAAATTCCCAAATTGTCCATGCCTCCATTCTAACCCATAAATCCCATTACAGCCCTCACtgttcacctctctctctctctctctgcatcaCGATTTCATTGAAAACTAGAAAAGGTCATGGATAACCTGGCCTCCGACGACAGCGACGGAAGGGAGAGCTTCCCAGAGGGACATGCCCTCGCCGCCGTGATCGCCGAGGGAGGTGCAGGTGCGCTGGGTTCGGTTGACGAGGCCGATCAAGCTCTCCAATCTGGCCATGGTGGGATCGAATCAGAGTGATGGAGATCTGAGATATTCACTCTCCGACCGCTGCCGAAGTCGCACCAGCGCTGTTAGGTTCCTCGCGGTGGCGTGAAGCAGAGCCCAGTCCTCCCTTCTCTGAACTAGCAGCGACGACGGCAGGACGAAGCCCAAAAACTTCTTGGATTTTCCCGCATATTTTCCGACTCCGGCCACAGCTGGACGCTAGACTGGTGGCGGTAGCTTCATCTTGGAGAGGTGAAGAAGCTTATGGTACCTTCTTGTCCATCTGTCAACTTGGGATAGAGAATCGAAGAGGAGAAGATGTTTGAGTTTTCCGGCAAATTTCCGGAGGTGAAACCAATTTGATCGAGCCCTCCTGCTTCTCCTTGAGGGCGGTGGTGTTCAGGCTCGAGTGTGGctgggaatgagagagagagatccaaaGACTTGATCATTTTGGTATCCAAAGACTTGATATCTTTGATATAATTCTCGATTCCGGATTTGTGTTTCTTGTTTCTACTTGGTGGGTGTTTTGAATTGGAATACCCTTTTAGATTTTGCTGggtttttatgtttgtttgagCTTCTCTGATTCATGGTGTTAGTTTGGTGTTAATTGTGTTCTTTAATCTTACTCTATTGGAGCTTAATATTACTGGAATATGGTGAATTGGGTTTGATGGGAATTTGGTGAGGATCATGTCCCCGTCGAACCAGGCTAACCAGGTTTGATGGAAAGATTCCAGAGTGTGGAGCGAGGAGAGGCCGACGGAGGAGACGGCGGAGTGGGGTAAGTTGCGGTAGTGTCTAGCGAGGTAGTTGCAGTGAGGAGGGTGAGAAGGCAGATGGCGAAGAGAGGGGTTAGAATGGAGGCATGGACAATTTGGGAATTTTGCCTTAGAGATGGGCCCAcaggagctgacgtggcatgccatgtcagcgagttaacggctGCTGTTGACGGAATGATAACGGAAGGACCTATTAAACGAGATATAGTAAtgcatgggtgtttttgatgaaattgaaagtcgagggactgaattgatgttgggcaCAAACCagagggtactaaacagtaattagcccaaaTAAAAATAACATCTTATTGAGAcgtataaaattaaaaataacaaTTAACGTGCATCTTTTATTCTTTAtcaatttcatatatatatataaagtattAAAGTGAGACTAGCTAATAGCTAATAGCCTAATACAGCATAAACATTATCGTGATAAACTTAATGCAGATGGGTGTGCTGTTAATGACAGTCTGCTATTAGCTTTCTAGAAGACCAAAACCTctctggaaaaaaaaagaatattatTATTAACTGACCACCAAATCCTACATCACCGACTCATTTACTCAAATAACACTCGTCAAGACAAGCAATTGTTGTACAAAACATTAATAGTTtgatgtagttttttttttttggtcaaagttTGATGTAGTTTGCCAAAAAAGTTGACGTCATTAGAAGCCTTAAAGTTCAGACTTTGGTATTACGTCTTTGCTAAAATCCATAGTAGTACAAGGTGAATCATGAGAACTTGGCGTGTTCGAGATTTGCCATTGCATTTCTTGCTAGAGTGGAAAATGAAACTGCTGAGGATGATTCATGCATGTTTCTGCGCATTTCTGATAAGCTGATCTCTTATAATATCAGAGCTGGGACCTCtaagggcaagttcacccgttgggtcaccaggtcacccactattcactactttttagtgttaattttgtgccctgggtcacgagcacagtgtatttcgtgacccagagaatgaaaatatacactaaaaagcagtgaatagtaggtgacccggtgacccaacgggtgaacttgctctaagactGTCATGAACAAATGGATAGATATACTAAGACTTGTTATTATACGAAGACTTTGGCCCTAGTCTAATCCCTATGTTATGGGTACCAAGCTGATATCCTATAAAGCAACTCGGTAGTTGCAAATTTCAGTATGTGCTTATCTAATGAGGTTGACATTGTCATAGTTTATGTAATGGCGCATCAAATTCTTAAGTAGTAGGGCCTTgtcttcatattttcattttAGAAGCATTAAGTGGTCAGAATCTTGTCATGTGATTTACATTCCCAGTGATTTTGCTTTGTAACTTTTTTTTGGATCGATACATGAACTACAGTCATTCTCTAGATCTGGATCATTAATTATGCTTAGGTTATAATAATCTGCTTAGAACACAGATTGGTTAATCCATTGGGGAATCTGGCACCCACATATGCAAGTTATGGTCATGTTAAAGTCATGGTCTGGTACATGTATCAGAGGTTGGTTAGGGAAAATTTGAACTCCTTACATTATTTACTTTGGGTAAACATCTTGCAAGCCTCTTCAGTACAGTTACAAAAGATATTCCTTACATGCCAAGAAGTTGACTTGACTCAAATCCAAGCCTAGCTATTTACATAGCGAGTCCTCTGATCAAACTCTCCCAGAATGGAGCATGACACAAGAACAGTAGTTGAGAGTGTAACTTCATTCTGCCATTCGAGCACTGCCCGGAAAGGAACAATTCAAGTACCTCATCATGGCGTTTATATATGAAATAATCAAAGAGCATCCCTGACAGTACAGGCATGTAGCATGCACATTCAACTTCTAAGCATTTAGCATAGAGTGACAACAAATTGTTTCTTAATGTATCTCTCCAAGTTTTAGATGACAATTGTTTATGATTTTCATTTGCAACCATTGACCGATCCTGATCAGCTATAGTTTATGGGGTTTTATGTAAATTATAGACTCATAGTTCCCATATTATAGCATATATAGTTGACCTTGTAGCAGTAGCAGCATATCCATGTGTATGATCCTTATTTTTTGCAGACCTTTACACTCCATGTATGACTTGTATATGCTGTCTCCTCACATTTTGTCATTTTGCTTTCAGTTGAACAAGTGACGGTGTTTACTCAATGAAATTGAAGATCTCCAAGTCCAATGAGGTACGAACTTCTTAAATTAATTTCTTTGTGTTAAATTATGCATAATTTGCGGTAGATTACCAATATACCTGGGATTCTGGGGCCACATGGCCATTTTAATATATTTGAGTAGATTATCAATCCACGTTACCATTCATGTAGTATTCAATTTGGGTTGGGAGGCACTGATATTAAAACCCGCATGTAGCATTCAAAGCACATGCACTTATCTGTCTTGTTTTGATTAGAACAGAAATACCTAAACATGTAAATTAATTGTGCTCACCTATATATGTTTGACGAAATGCTTGAAAGAGATATTTCATTATTTAAGACAAAATTTAGGTATGGCTAGCtagtttcttttatttgttcatCATCATATCGTCAGACTCCGGCAAAGTGCTCTTAGTTAGTTTTAATTTCTGAATAATTTACAATCAAGTTGCTCTTCAATTCTCATTGCCATCCGTTCCACATCAGAGCGACAAATTTTGACAAAGTGCCGTGTCCTTAGTTTTAGTTTCCGAATAATTATTGTCCCGTAGCTTTGTCTTGTTTCCGTGTTTAATGCTACTTGCTAGCTAGCTGAAGGGTAGATCTTGCAATTGCCTATGTGGTCAAACCTTGAGTTTGCGATCAAAGCATGACAGTTCATTTCAAGCCCGTCTCTGATTGCAACTGCCAATATATGGTTGTCTTATTCAAAAAGAGTATTAATTAATTCTCAAGTAATTTAAGTCGCCGTGTCGCTATCAAAGATGAAGTACAGCTGATAATGACTGCGAGCTAGTAGTTAGTAGTCTGCATTAGACTACAGATGCTATCGGCTTTCTTGCATGAAGACGTGTGCTACTTGTGCTCTTTGGTCGTCTTCAATATCTATAAATATGGTCtttattcttcattttctttgataCTCGATCATCTGCTCGAGAACGAAGCTAACACACTAATACACTAATTAGTTGAACCTGGTTAATTAGGCTTGTCTGCGTGAGAGGTGATTGCCTAGATTAATTTGCTTCCAGTATTGTCCATCGGTtagtcttctttttttcctttgattCAACATTATCTATCTGTTTATATATTGTGAGTTCTGCATACATAGATTTCTGTACAATCGAtatgtgttgtttttgtttaatATATATGCATTACTTATCAGTGATCAATAATTCTTAAATATAGTAGTACCATGGATCTGATCCTGCGGTAGATTATAGGCATCACTTACATATTATCTTTAGTTGTGAACTTGTGAGGCAGGTATCCCAAATGATCAAATATATATTGAAGTTCTTAAGAAATGTAAAATCTCTTGATGCTAGTCTCAGTAGCTTTAAacgaaaaagaacaaaaaatatataactctgtaTAATCAGCTTCATCAGTTTAGCTATAAAATTAAAAAGTCAGATTTCTTGCTGGATAATACGAGACGGTTAGTTTAAAGTCGGAAAGTTTTCTTATAAATTCCAGTGATTCACCATCTATCATAAAAGTCatttatttgattggttgaacTGTCCCTTATCACTTTTCAGCTGCAAACTCTTTGGGAAAACTATGGATTCTGAAGAACAGGTTTCCCTTCAAATTCCATCTCTCATCAAATACATATCCTCTAATGAAGTGGTTGGTTTCGATAATGTTGAGGAGCATACCATTCTCAATGATAAGCCTCAACCATCAGCTGAGGTAAGTTTGTCTTAAAGATATATTGAGGTCTACAGAAAGGAATATTGTATCATGTTTGTCTTGTCATTGATAGGAATTCAgtgagaagcaaaagaaaagttCCTATGGTTGTGCATATAGTAACTTCTGTTTGCACTGTTATAACAGGAAATTGAGATAGCTGCTTTAGAAAGCAGAGTTGATGAATATGAACCACCAATTCATCAAAGGATGCACTCTGTTTCTATTAGTATGCCGCCATCACCCGTGGAAGTTCATttagagaaaataaaaggatTTCTCTTCAGTCCTGAAACAATTTTCAACGGTGGAATTCCAGATTCTTCTTCTGCTGCAATTAAGAGTGCTAGTAGCAGCAAACTTCCGGAAGCAGCAAAGTGTCACTCTCAACCCTTGCCAAAAGGCTCTGCATTTGAAGATCAGGCAACGCACGCTGGGCATTTCCCCTATCATCCAAGTATTAAAACGCTGAGAGATAACAGGTTTGATAATTTCAAGACATGGTCCGGGAAATTTGAAAGGCAGATAACACTACTACGGGGAAAGACACCGCGAAAAAGTGATCAACCAGAGAATGCTTTTGCTCAAAGTACAGATCAAGTTGACAGTTTACCTGCAGACCGTTACTTTGATGCATTGGAAGGGCCTGAGTTGGACACTCTTAGGGTAATTCATGCTCTCTTTATTCAGTATTCTCAGTTGTTTGTATATTTTCTAAGAAATGATAAGATGATTTGGTATTAAACTAAACAGGCTTCAGAGGAAATAATGCTTCCAGAGGACAAGCAGTGGCCATTTCTTCTCCGGTATCCCATTTCTTCATTTAGCATCTGCCTTGGTGTCAGCAGCCAAGCTATTTTGTGGAAAACCCTACCTACCTCGGCCTCCACGAAATTTCTCCACTTGAACCTTAAAACAAATTTGGTTCTGTGGTGCATTGCCGTTGCTACATTAGTTGGTGTTGCTTGCATCTACCTTCTTAAAATCATCTTTTACTTTGAAGCAGTTCGTCGCGAGTATTTCCACCCAATTCGAATCAACTTCTTCTTTTCCCCATTTATAGCCATCTTATTCTTAGCTCTAGGAGTGCCACCTTCCATTTCTAGCAACCTCCATCCAGCTCTCTGGTACATCCTCATGACCCCACTTTTATGTCTTGAGCTTAAAATCTATGGACAGTGGATGTCAGGAGGGCAACGCCGGCTTTCAAAAGTAGCCAATCCTGTTAACCATCTCTCCATTGTTGGCAACTTTGTGGGGGCTCTGCTAGGTGCTTCAATGGGACTAAGAGAAGGACCAATATTCTTTTTCGCAGTTGGGATGGCTCACTATATGGTCTTATTTGTAACTCTTTACCAGAGACTTCCAACAAATGAGACAGTAATCCCAAAGGAGCTCCATCCTGTGTTCTTTCTGTTTGTTGCTGCACCTAGCGTAGCTTCCATGGCTTGGGCAAGAATCCAAGGCTCCTTTGATTATGGCTCGCGGATTGCTTACTTCATCGCCATGTTCCTTTATCTCTCACTGGCAAGTACATATAACCTTCATCAATCAAGTTGCACCTATCAATGTCATCAAACATGCCTGACTATGTGGCATGATAAGATTTTC
Protein-coding regions in this window:
- the LOC133714260 gene encoding S-type anion channel SLAH2-like: MFAFKFHLLSNTYHQMKWPVRFDNVKEHTFFNDKHQLTDPSAKKTEMAAMISLSMPPSPTEIQLQNTKEVPFSPETYFNNGIPDSNSAATKRASSSQLPEEAEFHSQPQSKISAFEDQAIQIGHFPYQPSIERLKDKRFDNFKTWSGKLERQISLASLLRGKPPRKSDQPENASVQSTDQVDPLPADRYFDALEGPELDTLRASEEILLPEDKKWPFLLRYPISSFSICLGVSSQAILWKTLPISASTKFLHLSLTPNLVLWFISLALLVIVACIYILKIIFYFEAVRREYYHPIRINFFFSPFIALLFTALGVPPSISNNLHPALWYILMAPILCLELKIYGQWMSGGDRRLSKVANPVNHLSIVGNFVGALLGASMGLKEGPIFFFAVGLAHYTVLFVTLYQRLPTNESVIPKELHPVFFLFVAAPSVASMAWARIQGSFDYGSRISYFIAMFLYLSLAIRVNFFRGFKFSLAWWAYTFPMTGAAIATIRYSNEVTNVATQALAVILSLIATLTVMALFIVTLLHAFVLRDLFPNDIPIAISDRNPNKPHRKWFQLKQESSSYPKEIENSLKSTTGSEKKDLEI
- the LOC133714259 gene encoding S-type anion channel SLAH2-like, which codes for MDSEEQVSLQIPSLIKYISSNEVVGFDNVEEHTILNDKPQPSAEEIEIAALESRVDEYEPPIHQRMHSVSISMPPSPVEVHLEKIKGFLFSPETIFNGGIPDSSSAAIKSASSSKLPEAAKCHSQPLPKGSAFEDQATHAGHFPYHPSIKTLRDNRFDNFKTWSGKFERQITLLRGKTPRKSDQPENAFAQSTDQVDSLPADRYFDALEGPELDTLRASEEIMLPEDKQWPFLLRYPISSFSICLGVSSQAILWKTLPTSASTKFLHLNLKTNLVLWCIAVATLVGVACIYLLKIIFYFEAVRREYFHPIRINFFFSPFIAILFLALGVPPSISSNLHPALWYILMTPLLCLELKIYGQWMSGGQRRLSKVANPVNHLSIVGNFVGALLGASMGLREGPIFFFAVGMAHYMVLFVTLYQRLPTNETVIPKELHPVFFLFVAAPSVASMAWARIQGSFDYGSRIAYFIAMFLYLSLAIRINFFRGFKFSLAWWAYTFPMTGAAIATIRYSNEVTTVATQALAVMLSIIATLTVTALFITTVLHAFVLQDLFPNDIAIAISDRSPNVPRRKWFHLKNGTSSDSKDIENFLKSATSSERKDLEIKTLLETAKL